One Podospora pseudopauciseta strain CBS 411.78 chromosome 4, whole genome shotgun sequence genomic window, GGGCCGGAAAAAGGTTCTGAAAGTAGAAAACAACCCGAGTTAGTCCAAGACTCTTTTGAAGAATTGCTCAATCCAGATCTTCGTTGGGTTGGTAGATGTGCCGACTGCGGGTAGGGTCTTTGCGCATGGTCTGGCCAGAGCCAGTAAACCCGACTATGCAGCAAGTTAGCAATCGGTTTCCCATGCAAGTGGACATCAGAAAAGACATACCTCTCCCCTTGACACCCTCCGGCGTGCGGAACATGCTCTCCTTCTTCGCAGCTTTCCCAAACTTTCCCTTTTGAGTAAACTCCTGCCACTTATTCTTCcccgcctccagctccttcgtCGCCTTTATCTTCTTGAACTTCGGTTTCGGCTTCTCGTCTGGGTTGTTCTCCGCCGCGGCCTGCGCCTGGGGGTACATGTCAGCAGGAGCAGACTTGACGATCCCATTGTTCACTGTTGGCGTCGCAGAACCCGAACCGTAGGCTGGGGtagatgatgaagaagatgggcCGGCTGTAGGCGCTGTGCTGATCCCATCAGCCTTGCGCTTCTGGGCAGGCATGGGCTTTATATCCTTCGCTCTCAACGTCTCAACCGTATCATAGCTCTTGAACTTGACAGTGTAAATCGGCGCGGTCTTGGAACCGGTAACTGATGTGATTCTCGCCGGGTAGAAGCCCTTGTCGCCTGTCGCCCATTTGGCCATCACTGTGTCGTTGACTTGGTAGTTTACAACGACGTCcgactccttctcctcggccgcttCGGGGCCGGCTTTCTTGAAGGCTGGGTGGTTCTCTCGCGACCACTTCTCCTTTGgcgctggcggtggggagggctgTCGCTTCGGCGGCGCGGGCGCGGATTTAGGCTTCAACTCAGCGATGGAATCATTGATCATCTGGATCATGCCCTCAAGGTCACCCTTAAGGGTCTGGAGTTCGGTGTTATCGGGATCATCTTTGAGCGATGTGACGACGAGTTCGAGCTGGATTCAGTCGGCTTAGTGACACAGTTCAAGCAGCAGGAGATGGGTAGGGGTTGCACATACCTGATTCTCGTACTCTTGTCTCTCGGCTTCTAGTTCAGTGCTCATGTTGACTGTGTTTTGCACGTGCGGAGATCCAAAGTCGATGGATACTTTACCGTCGTGTCGAAGGATGAACAGTTGAAAAGTTGGCGGGGCGCGTGATGCTCATTCAACCCAGGATGGGAGACCAGAATAATAAACGCACGGACCATTTCTATATTCACTTGAACTGGGTTTTCGCACTGTGCTCGCACTATCATGGACAGGCAAAAGTCTCCTGTCTCAAGAATTATCCTGAAAAGTACGGCATAAAACTGTGGCTGTTTAAAGAGACAGACTGAGACAGCTCCAGTAGAAAGAAAGATTTCCAGATTGAGGCAAAGTACAGGTGAGCCAAAGCAGACACAGCTTGAAAAAAGACAGTTGACGAACCAATGTAGTATATCCACAAGGAGGCATCTCCATTATATCTTCCATTCTGTCCAGCGCGCATTATATACCTCTAAAGTTTGCTCAGCTCCTGAACAACTTCaaccccgcctcctcaaggctaacaccacccatctcctcgtcgtcgtcctcctcttcttccttgtcatcctcctccttgagtGCCAGCTTTTGCCCAAACAGTGCCCCAAACAACCGATCAATAGCATGTTCTTCCCATTGTCTCCTGTCCTCGGGCGCCATGAAGTTTTGGAGCTTCTCATGCACTGTATACCGCAGCTTTCTCCCCTTGCTAGCTTTTCTATCCACCTGCTTCCGTACCTTGGCCTCCTTCAAGGCAGCCCATCTCACAGTAGTGACCGACTCTCCCGGAGCACCAGTGTCCGCAGAGCGCTGGTCAACCAACTCCTTGAGCAGCAATTGGTAAAAGTCGGCATCGTCGTAGATCTCGACGTCTTCTTCCACCTTCTTGGCGGCTTGGGCAGGAGCGCAGGAGCGGGGGATACGGGCGCGCTTGACAAGACGATCCGAGGAGACAAGCTGACTGTCGAGGGCGGAAAGAAGAGTTTGAGATTCGTTCTTGACGAGGTTGCGGGTTGCGGCGCCGGTGGTCGTGTTCTTCTTGACTCTTTCGGACCACTTCTCTAGGACCTTGCGTCTGTGAGCAAGGGCGACTTCCTCGGTGGCAAGCATATTCTCCCATATCTCTTGGCTGGAAGTGTCGACATCGATGGTAtccctctttctcttctcgcCAACCTTGGCACGGGCCTGTTCGGGCAGGAAGCTGGTGCGGACACTATCGATTGTATTCCAGAGCTTGACAGCGGCCTCCTCGGCTGCTTGGTACGGCTTGTTGGAGATTTCTTGGTTGTTTTCCACCTCGttgaaggtgttggaggcAACCAGAGCTTTTTGGAGGCGAATGcggaggttgaggatggagTCAAAGGCGCGGCGCTGGACGCGGACGGCCATCCCCTTGTCAGCGTCTGCTTTGGCAGCCTGGGACATGGCAGAGACAATGGACTTTTTGTCTTCCTTGAGGGCTTCGCGAAGCTTGGAACTGTCGGGGTCTTCGTTGAACTTTTTGTCGTTCTTGAGGGCCCTGCGGAAGTCGTcttggtcgtcgtcgtcgtcctcctcctcctcatcttcatcctcgtcgtcattgccctcctcaccctcttcgcTATACTCCTCTGAGTCGTCAGACCCTTCTCCCGCCTCCAAGTCAAACATCTCGTTTCCATCCGCCACCGAGTCGTATTCCTCAGAGGCATATTCCTCAGAGTCCTCCTCTttatcttcctcctcagagtcctcatcttcttcctcgccttcatcctcctcacccgaAGAAGTCATGAAATCAGCAGCCGTCGGCCTTTTGGAAATCCTCCCCTTGGTCTTCAGCTCCTCTTTCACCTTCCCATTCGCCTTCGCCTTCTCTAACTTAGGCTTAGAGCTAGCACGGAAGACATAGTCCCTGAATCTTTCCTCATCACTTTCGCCAAGCGCATTGTCGCTATCAATCTCGAAGTCGTCGTCAAAGTTCTGATCGCGCTCGAGGTCGGCCATGGAGGGATCATCAaactcttcttcctcttcatcctcttcatcatcatacTCATCACTACTCTGTTCCAGCGCCGCTCGACTCACCCGCGCGCCGCGGTATTCAGGGCCGAGCTTGATGCCTTCTTTCTCGCGGAGTTTGCTCTTGCTATTCCATAACCACCGTCAGCCTTTGCGCAGCCAAACACTCGCTTTCCAATTAACATACCCGACAGCAACATAATGCTCCGTCCCCGCCAACTCATCCTCCGACTCGTCGCTCCCACTGCGCTCATCTTCGGATTGAGGCTCGTTCTCAATGTCGAAATCCCTTGCGATAACCTTCTCGTCGAACTGCGCGAACCGCTTCGAGGGCTTTACTTTCTTTGCTACTGGCGCCATTGTTTGCTGATTGGTAGGCACACTGCTTGCTACCTGGGAAAGTTGCAGCTTTTGGGGATCCTGAATCTGCAATGCGCAAGCAAAGCATCCACTTGCAAGTAAATTTTTGGTAGAGCGGATCGAGGATATTTTGGCGGTGGAAAAAGGCAGAATTTGCTGCATGTAGGGGAGTGGGGTCACTGTGTGGAGGTTACTGTGCGCGCACTGGGAAGAGGTGCAGGGGTGAGAGCTCTTGGTTTGAGCATTTGGTTGATGTAGGTAAATTCGTATGAGAACAACATGATGGGTATCAAGACATAATTTTGGCGacttattatttaaaattcTTCAAAAATCATCAGTCGAACCCGCCATGATTACGACATAACTTCCAAAACCCTTTGACAATGCCAACAAAACTCCCCCCTTCGACCCTGTTGGTCCCCAGGAGGttcttctcatcaaccacGCCAAACCATAGCCATGAGAACCCTCTTGTAAGTCAACCCTCAAGCCAAACCAcacctctcccctctcttcACCATCCCACTAACAAACTCCCAGGGCCTCCCCCAAAAAGGCACCATCCCCCGCTTCCAACGCGGCCTCCCAGCCAAACGCCCCATCCCCTCAGTCGCCCACATCATTGCCATCTCTTCCGCCAAAGGCGGCGTAGGCAAATCCACCATCGcagccaacctctccctcgccttcacCCGCCTAGGCCACCGCACCGGCCTCCTCGACACCGACCTCTTCGGCCCCTCCGTAccaaccctcttctccctcaactcccccccgaacctcacccccaaaaaccagCTCATCCCCCTGACCAACTACGGCGTCAAGACAATGTCAATAGGGTACCTCATCGGCTCCGAATCCGCCCCCATCGTCTGGCGAGGACCCATGCTTCTAAAGGCTATACAACAACTCCTACACGACGTGGACTGGTCGCCTGGGTTGGATGTTTTAGTTCTTGACCTGCCGCCTGGGACGGGTGATGTTCAATTGTCGATCACGCAGCAGATACCACTATCGGGGGCGGTTATCGTCACGACGCCGCACACGCTGGCTGTCAAGGACGCtgtgaagggggtggagatgtTTGAAAAGGTGAATGTACCtgttttggggttggtgcaGAATATGAGTTTGTTTACTTGTCCCTGTTGCAGCACAAAGACACCTGTGTTTGGGGGGACGGAGGGGGTGAACAAGATGTGTGAGGATTATGGTATGGAGTTTTTGGGGGATATACCGCTCCATCCTAATATCGGG contains:
- a CDS encoding hypothetical protein (COG:D; EggNog:ENOG503NVRH; antiSMASH:Cluster_6): MPTKLPPSTLLVPRRFFSSTTPNHSHENPLGLPQKGTIPRFQRGLPAKRPIPSVAHIIAISSAKGGVGKSTIAANLSLAFTRLGHRTGLLDTDLFGPSVPTLFSLNSPPNLTPKNQLIPLTNYGVKTMSIGYLIGSESAPIVWRGPMLLKAIQQLLHDVDWSPGLDVLVLDLPPGTGDVQLSITQQIPLSGAVIVTTPHTLAVKDAVKGVEMFEKVNVPVLGLVQNMSLFTCPCCSTKTPVFGGTEGVNKMCEDYGMEFLGDIPLHPNIGEDASRGKPTVVAEPESERAGVFMDVARRLGEKIGLGGGSGDEVMGGKA
- the BFR2 gene encoding rRNA-processing protein bfr2 (EggNog:ENOG503NVS0; COG:K; COG:U; BUSCO:EOG09262WSH; antiSMASH:Cluster_6), whose product is MAPVAKKVKPSKRFAQFDEKVIARDFDIENEPQSEDERSGSDESEDELAGTEHYVAVGKSKLREKEGIKLGPEYRGARVSRAALEQSSDEYDDEEDEEEEEFDDPSMADLERDQNFDDDFEIDSDNALGESDEERFRDYVFRASSKPKLEKAKANGKVKEELKTKGRISKRPTAADFMTSSGEEDEGEEEDEDSEEYDSVADGNEMFDLEAGEGSDDSEEYSEEGEEGNDDEDEDEEEEDDDDDQDDFRRALKNDKKFNEDPDSSKLREALKEDKKSIVSAMSQAAKADADKGMAVRVQRRAFDSILNLRIRLQKALVASNTFNEVENNQEISNKPYQAAEEAAVKLWNTIDSVRTSFLPEQARAKVGEKRKRDTIDVDTSSQEIWENMLATEEVALAHRRKVLEKWSERVKKNTTTGAATRNLVKNESQTLLSALDSQLVSSDRLVKRARIPRSCAPAQAAKKVEEDVEIYDDADFYQLLLKELVDQRSADTGAPGESVTTVRWAALKEAKVRKQVDRKASKGRKLRYTVHEKLQNFMAPEDRRQWEEHAIDRLFGALFGQKLALKEEDDKEEEEDDDEEMGGVSLEEAGLKLFRS
- a CDS encoding hypothetical protein (COG:A; antiSMASH:Cluster_6; EggNog:ENOG503NWBG), whose translation is MSTELEAERQEYENQLELVVTSLKDDPDNTELQTLKGDLEGMIQMINDSIAELKPKSAPAPPKRQPSPPPAPKEKWSRENHPAFKKAGPEAAEEKESDVVVNYQVNDTVMAKWATGDKGFYPARITSVTGSKTAPIYTVKFKSYDTVETLRAKDIKPMPAQKRKADGISTAPTAGPSSSSSTPAYGSGSATPTVNNGIVKSAPADMYPQAQAAAENNPDEKPKPKFKKIKATKELEAGKNKWQEFTQKGKFGKAAKKESMFRTPEGVKGRVGFTGSGQTMRKDPTRSRHIYQPNEDLD